A section of the Triticum dicoccoides isolate Atlit2015 ecotype Zavitan chromosome 7A, WEW_v2.0, whole genome shotgun sequence genome encodes:
- the LOC119332238 gene encoding uncharacterized protein LOC119332238 gives MPGLLAYSGAGLGLLALAALEALQPRLRPLPLLPRRLSTPRHHRHLLAALLSALCLLSALLSAHHLALPTLAASALFLLHSLAPFAFARLAAPPPPPLLDLLLAAAFGQELLLFAHRRPSTAAGIENRYFDLFLVPVVVCLGATLLAAHRPGAAPPRLARAAGLALQGTWMLQMGFSFFTDAIAAGCALHAQSRADYTIKCRTHEDYHRARSVATLQFNGHLTLLVLAGAATYAAVISRGNGSPPSGYRMLGKEVQMEGMPLTSQFTLDSDEEKEDEGIATAEPPVASGVNSHRQISEQTPDDPK, from the coding sequence ATGCCGGGGCTCCTCGCCTACTCGGGCGCCGGGCTGGGCCTCCTGGCCCTGGCGGCGCTCGAGGCCCTCCAGCCGCGCCTCCGGccgctcccgctcctcccgcgccgcctctCCACGCCGCGGCACCACCGTCACCTCCTCGCCGCGCTGCTCTCCGCGCTCTGCCTCCTCTCGGCGCTGCTCTCCGCGCACCACCTCGCGCTGCCCACGCTCGCCGCCTCCGCGCTCTTCCTGCTCCACTCCCTCGCCCCGTTCGCGTTCGCGCGGctcgccgccccgccaccgccgccgctgctcgacctcctcctcgccgcggCCTTCGGGCAGGAGCTGCTGCTCTTCGCGCACCGccgcccctccaccgccgccggcaTCGAGAACCGCTACTTCGACCTCTTCCTCGTCCCCGTCGTCGTCTGCCTTGGCGCCACCCTGCTCGCCGCGCACCgcccgggggccgcgccgccccgcctcgcccgCGCCGCGGGGCTCGCCCTGCAGGGCACCTGGATGCTGCAGATGGGCTTCTCCTTCTTCACCGACGCCATCGCCGCTGGCTGCGCGCTCCACGCGCAGAGCCGGGCGGACTACACCATCAAGTGCCGCACCCACGAGGACTACCACCGCGCGCGCTCCGTCGCCACGCTGCAGTTCAACGGCCACCTCACGCTGCTCGTGCTCGCCGGGGCGGCCACGTACGCTGCTGTCATCTCCAGAGGGAACGGCAGTCCACCGAGCGGCTACAGGATGCTGGGCAAGGAAGTGCAGATGGAGGGCATGCCATTGACATCTCAGTTCACCCTGGATTCGgatgaggagaaggaagatgaagggATCGCAACCGCAGAGCCACCGGTGGCGAGTGGGGTGAACTCACATCGCCAGATCTCCGAGCAGACACCTGATGATCCCAAGTGA
- the LOC119330030 gene encoding metalloendoproteinase 2-MMP-like, which produces MAATIRRSVSPLLALLAAAATVLAVLMSAPVSARSLPEGLPDIKPLLSNPWSAFQNLSGCQFGDQRQGLARLKDYLSRFGYLPAPPAKFNDVFDADMESAIRTYQHNFGLEATGQLDAATVAKMMSPRCGVADIINGTSAMGKTVHGRNLYSYFPGSPSWPRSKKSLRYAITAATETTIDRATLSKVFASAFARWSAATTLNFTETASASDADITIGFHSGDHGDGEAFDGPLGTLAHAFSPTDGRFHLDASEAWVAGGDVSRAALDAAVDLESVAVHEIGHLLGLGHSSVEGAIMYPTITSRTQKVELAKDDVDGIQSLYGGNPNFKGVTPPATSSEETHSAAPSALSGPWSGLAVAAALALALSC; this is translated from the coding sequence ATGGCCGCCACCATCAGAAGAAGCGTCTCCCCCCTCCTCGCTCTGCTCGCCGCCGCGGCCACGGTGCTCGCCGTGTTGATGTCTGCGCCCGTGTCCGCCCGGAGCTTGCCGGAGGGCCTCCCGGACATCAAGCCGCTGCTGTCCAACCCGTGGTCGGCGTTCCAGAACCTCTCCGGCTGCCAGTTCGGGGACCAGCGGCAGGGCCTCGCGAGGCTCAAGGACTACCTCAGCCGCTTCGGctacctccccgcgccgccggccaagTTCAACGACGTGTTCGACGCCGACATGGAGTCGGCCATCCGGACCTACCAGCACAACTTCGGGCTGGAGGCCACGGGCCAGCTGGACGCGGCCACCGTCGCCAAGATGATGTCCCCGCGCTGCGGCGTCGCCGACATCATCAACGGCACCTCCGCCATGGGCAAGACGGTCCACGGCCGGAACCTCTACTCCTACTTCCCGGGGTCGCCCTCGTGGCCGCGCTCCAAGAAGAGCCTCAGGTACGCCATCACGGCGGCCACCGAGACGACCATCGATCGGGCCACGCTGAGCAAGGTCTTCGCGAGCGCCTTCGCGCGCTGGTCGGCGGCCACCACGCTCAACTTCACGGAGACGGCGTCGGCGTCCGACGCCGACATCACCATCGGGTTCCACtcgggcgaccacggcgacggcgaggcgttcGACGGGCCGCTGGGCACGCTGGCGCACGCCTTCTCGCCCACCGACGGGCGGTTCCACCTGGACGCGTCGGAGGCGTGGGTGGCCGGCGGCGACGTGTCGCGCGCGGCGCTGGACGCCGCCGTCGACCTGGAGTCGGTGGCGGTGCACGAGATCGGCCACCTGCTGGGGCTCGGCCACTCGTCGGTGGAGGGCGCCATCATGTACCCGACCATCACGTCGCGCACGCAGAAGGTGGAGCTGGCCAAGGACGACGTCGACGGCATCCAGAGCCTCTACGGCGGCAACCCTAACTTCAAGGGCGTCACGCCGCCGGCCACCAGCAGCGAGGAGACCCACAGCGCCGCCCCCAGCGCGCTCTCCGGGCCGTGGAGCGGCCTGGCCGTGGCGGCTGCGCTCGCACTAGCTCTGTCGTGCTAG
- the LOC119330031 gene encoding ribosomal RNA small subunit methyltransferase G-like, giving the protein MSLCCCSAGSRRLLLSRLLLGQGRQARRPLLHLRTTATAAASSSATSLSTQQQRQVSLYVEALLDWNQRMNLTAVTDESEVMTRHVVDSLAVLPPLEHAYTSRGGDISGISLVDVGSGAGLPGLILAVARPSWKFTLLESMRKRCTFLEHAVEVMELSNVDVVCDRAESAGQSHDFRESFDVAAARAVAELKILAEYCLPLVRVGGLFIAAKGHDPHEEIRSAKAAVGKLGASMLDLCNVESMGPHGQRTAVLYLKERTTPKKYPRQPGTPSKTPL; this is encoded by the exons aTGTCGCTCTGCTGCTGCAGCGCGGGGAGCCGTCGCCTCCTCCTctcgcgcctcctcctcggccagGGCCGCCAGGCCCGGCGCCCCCTCCTCCACCTTCGCACCACCGcgaccgccgccgcctcgtcctccGCCACATCTCTCTCGACGCAGCAGCAGCGCCAGGTCTCCCTCTACGTGGAAGCCCTCCTCGACTGGAACCAG AGGATGAACCTGACCGCCGTCACCGACGAGTCCGAGGTCATGACGCGCCACGTGGTTGACTCGCTCGCCGTGCTTCCTCCACTCGAGCACGCATACACCTCCCGCGGCGGCGACATTTCTGGCATCAGCCTTGTCGATGTCGGCTCTGGTGCGGGGCTCCCCGGGCTGATCCTTGCAGTTGCGCGGCCAA GCTGGAAGTTTACGCTGTTGGAGTCGATGCGGAAGCGGTGCACGTTCTTGGAGCACGCAGTTGAGGTCATGGAGCTGTCAAATGTGGATGTGGTGTGTGACCGAGCTGAG AGTGCTGGCCAAAGTCATGATTTCAGAGAGTCATTTGATGTAGCAGCTGCAAGAGCTGTCGCAGAACTTAAAATTTTAG CTGAGTACTGCCTCCCATTGGTTCGTGTTGGTGGTTTATTTATAGCTGCTAAAGGGCACGATCCTCAT GAAGAAATAAGAAGTGCAAAAGCTGCAGTTGGTAAACTGGGTGCCTCCATGCTAGATTTGTGCAATG TCGAATCAATGGGACCTCATGGTCAACGAACGGCAGTTCTGTACCTCAAGGAACGCACTACTCCAAAAAAGTACCCTCGGCAGCCAG GTACCCCTTCTAAGACACCATTATGA